From one Sulfurimonas sp. HSL-3221 genomic stretch:
- a CDS encoding helix-turn-helix domain-containing protein — translation MAATEFLAASHASTEALRTATLLKTLQVNALISGPKGTGKQTLARVILPGAVVLDARDFDNVLNALESNDEVVLTHIEHCPNITLLFERVKTEKLRLIATASSEYLSDAIWEFFSVKIALPPLLERPEDVELLVSHFNAEADRIFDLSPEASPSGKKPDLSDNAYSLRKQIYFERLMGGVNEGEVIQVMERYLQSQMGSHNDYRKFLHLYEVPLIRTGLRKFKSQLQLAERLGLNRNTLRKKIAENEQFGLLEP, via the coding sequence GTGGCTGCCACTGAGTTTCTGGCGGCCTCACACGCTTCGACCGAAGCGCTGCGGACGGCGACTCTCCTCAAAACCCTCCAGGTCAACGCACTTATCAGCGGACCGAAGGGAACAGGCAAACAGACGCTTGCACGGGTGATCCTGCCCGGCGCGGTCGTGTTGGATGCGCGGGATTTTGACAATGTGCTCAATGCGCTTGAAAGCAATGACGAAGTTGTTTTGACGCATATTGAACACTGCCCGAACATTACGCTGCTTTTCGAGCGGGTCAAAACGGAAAAACTCCGTCTGATCGCCACGGCGTCATCGGAATACCTTTCCGATGCTATCTGGGAGTTCTTCAGCGTCAAGATCGCCCTGCCGCCGCTTCTCGAGCGCCCGGAGGACGTCGAGCTGCTTGTCAGCCATTTCAATGCCGAGGCGGACCGGATTTTCGATCTCTCCCCCGAGGCTTCTCCCTCCGGTAAAAAACCGGACCTGAGCGATAACGCCTACTCGCTGCGCAAGCAGATCTACTTTGAGCGCCTGATGGGCGGGGTCAACGAAGGGGAGGTGATACAGGTGATGGAGCGTTATTTACAGTCACAGATGGGCTCGCACAACGATTACCGCAAATTCCTGCACCTCTACGAGGTCCCGCTGATCCGTACGGGTCTGCGCAAGTTCAAATCGCAGCTGCAGCTGGCAGAACGCCTGGGTCTCAACCGCAACACCCTGCGCAAAAAGATTGCGGAAAACGAGCAGTTCGGTCTGCTTGAACCATAA
- a CDS encoding FKBP-type peptidyl-prolyl cis-trans isomerase translates to MAIETNQVVSIQYEVQADGKVVDSNIGGQPLVFMFGKGQIIPGLEAGIQDMAAGEKGDVLVKASDAYGDYNPEATQDVPKEQFAGIDLQEGMTLYGQGEDGGTVQVLVKEIKDESVVVDFNHPMAGKDLMFSVTINEVRDATADEIASGVPAENKVDDSCCGSSGGHSCGCH, encoded by the coding sequence ATGGCAATCGAAACGAATCAAGTCGTATCCATCCAGTATGAAGTCCAGGCCGACGGCAAGGTCGTTGACTCCAACATCGGCGGTCAGCCGCTCGTCTTTATGTTCGGCAAGGGACAGATCATTCCGGGCCTCGAAGCGGGTATCCAGGATATGGCAGCAGGCGAAAAGGGCGATGTCCTGGTCAAAGCCTCTGACGCATACGGCGACTACAATCCTGAAGCGACTCAGGATGTTCCGAAAGAACAGTTCGCCGGTATCGATCTTCAAGAAGGCATGACACTCTACGGTCAGGGTGAAGACGGCGGTACGGTCCAGGTCCTCGTCAAAGAGATCAAAGACGAGAGCGTTGTTGTCGATTTCAACCATCCGATGGCCGGAAAAGATCTGATGTTCAGCGTCACGATCAATGAAGTACGCGACGCGACTGCCGATGAAATCGCCAGTGGCGTACCGGCAGAGAACAAGGTTGATGACAGCTGCTGCGGAAGTAGCGGCGGACATAGCTGTGGCTGCCACTGA
- a CDS encoding tetratricopeptide repeat protein → MKRLSLLLAGALLLQLQASEPSVFGAGNLDSDSPYGLTESEKKIVENRQNLKNTKRKSQENSAQLQSLRERIDGLQTIIEGLAEKTQENKLKVTELTSGEDIGAQRDARIAALEEAVRADEANIASLKTLLESMATQVDAINANYVSKDEFNALVGEINAFKRDLGKTLKSVSAPAAGASLESKSSKELAAEAKASYNKLFFKDAIPMYEELIRRNYKPAYAHFMIGEMWHYRKEWSKALSYFKESAARSSKTSFMPTLMLHSAECMMHTGDSANAKKFLRSLIAKYPASGEAAEAERLLNTL, encoded by the coding sequence ATGAAACGTCTTTCCCTCCTTCTGGCGGGCGCCTTGCTGCTTCAGCTTCAGGCGTCTGAGCCCTCCGTATTCGGTGCCGGCAATCTTGACAGCGATTCGCCCTACGGGTTGACTGAATCCGAAAAAAAGATTGTCGAAAACCGGCAGAACCTCAAGAATACCAAACGCAAATCCCAAGAGAACAGTGCCCAACTGCAGAGCCTGCGCGAACGCATTGACGGATTGCAGACGATTATCGAGGGGTTGGCGGAAAAAACCCAGGAAAACAAGCTCAAAGTCACGGAACTGACATCCGGAGAAGACATCGGCGCCCAGCGCGATGCCAGGATCGCGGCGTTGGAAGAGGCGGTTAGGGCGGACGAAGCCAACATCGCTTCGTTGAAGACGCTCCTGGAGAGTATGGCGACACAGGTGGACGCCATCAACGCCAATTACGTCTCCAAGGATGAGTTCAACGCGCTTGTCGGTGAGATCAACGCCTTTAAACGCGATCTGGGCAAAACCCTCAAAAGCGTGAGCGCCCCGGCGGCTGGCGCATCCCTGGAGTCGAAATCGAGCAAGGAGCTTGCCGCCGAAGCGAAGGCAAGCTATAACAAGCTCTTTTTCAAAGATGCCATCCCGATGTATGAGGAGCTGATCCGCCGCAACTACAAACCGGCCTATGCGCACTTCATGATCGGGGAGATGTGGCACTACCGCAAAGAGTGGTCCAAAGCGCTCTCATACTTCAAGGAGAGTGCAGCCCGTTCTTCGAAAACATCGTTTATGCCGACACTGATGCTCCACAGTGCGGAATGTATGATGCATACCGGTGATTCGGCAAACGCGAAAAAGTTTCTCCGGTCACTTATCGCTAAATACCCTGCCTCCGGTGAAGCAGCGGAAGCAGAACGGCTTCTGAATACTTTGTAG